The nucleotide sequence ACATCGATCCGGAAGACCCTTTTGACATTGATGTCTCCAAAGCTGTAGGTCTCAAAAGAGGTAAGTATATCAAAGTGTTTTCAATATAAGTTTGATGAGATCTCACGAATAAcgcttttaaaactattttgatcTTTAAAGATGAGAAGGACTACTACGAACGACAAATAGCAACACTAAAATCTTTTGAGGAAGTAGAAAGTTTTGTAGCTCGATCACAAGATTATGTCATAGATGAAAAAATCCAAGAAGAAGATCGAGCTGAGAGAGCTGCACAGGAGATAGCCATGCAAATCTCCAACTGGGCTAACGTTTTTTTACTTTCTCTCAAGGTGTGACTTTCTGTTGagttgttattatttttattttaacaaagaCTTTCTGTTgagttatttatatatttgatttgataTATCTTTGATGTCTAATATGTTCGTCAAATGTTTTGTGTAGACATATGCCACTATAAAGAGTGGATCAATAGCAATTGCAGCATCGACACTTGACTCTTTGCTTGATCTAATGGCGGGAGGAATACTTTGGTTCACACATATATCAATGAAGAACATCAATATTACAAATATCCCATTGGAAAGCTTAGGGTGCAACCAGTTGGAATCATCATTTTCGCCGCGGTTATGGCCACTCTtggtatataaattttatacatctcaaaactatatattataagtttctTGATGTTAATGTAATTCTAAATGAACCATATGCATTTGTGTAGGGTTTCAAGTGCTGCTTGTGGCAGCTGAGAAATTGATTACAAATGAACCTTCAGAAACAATGAGTCATGACCAATTGATATGGTTATATTCAATCATGCTAACCGCAACCGCTATTAAACTCGTTTTGTGGATTTACTGCAGAAGTTCAAGAAATAATATCGTCCGTGCATATGCAAAGGTACATACATGTATGTgcatacatttttataatttcatgtAAAAATGGACATTAATTGATGAGTTTTTATATAGGATCATTACTTTGATGTGGTGACAAACGTACTTGGACTGGTTGCGGCTGTTCTTGGGAATGCTTACTATTGGTGGATTGATCCGTCTGGTGCAATTGTGTTAGCCATATACACTATTGTCAATTGGTCTGGGACCGTTATGGAAAATGCTGgtaatatatattgtaatttaGTGTTGTTCATATTCTTCAATCGAATTACATCAGTTGAGTTTTACTATCAtttgtttgtatatatttaGTCTCATTGATTGGACAAGCAGCTCCTCCAGAAGTATTGCAGAAGTTAACATACTTAGTATTGCGACAAGGTGCAGATAACATCAAACGTGTCGATACTGTTCGTGCCTATACATTTGGTGTTCTTTACTTTGTTGAGGTAAGATATATCTTAACGTTGCAACCATTGTTCTAAAATACTGCATGTGCGGGCGCCTGTACGTTTAATATACACTATGCGGTTAGCCAACGTACCATAATCATCATAGGCGCCATTATATTCAGTTTGATCTAAAGCGGTGTATATACGGCCGCATATAGTCCGCATAATCATACTGTATATGCGTTTGTTTTgactttttcttaaaaataaaagttgaaGGAAGTTCAATCAACCTTAGTTaactaacatttttaatataaaataagaaacattTAATCCTAACTCACAATTCACGTAATTCATTGTCGTTTTTAGTTTTctagctgcaaaaaaaaaaaaagaagctaaagTATGTTGTCCCCCTTTACCACTATCTCTTTCTATTTTcagcaaatataaaaatttattgttGTTAATTTGTGTTCTCTTCAATTTATGTTTACTTTTGTTTCTATGTCCATGTTGATGTTCTAAAAAATGCAGAAATATTTCACTGGAGTTTggtatgcattaaaataattataagtaatgttttatataacttagttatatataaatgcAGAAATATTTCACTGGAGTTTGGTATGGCtgcattaaaataattataagtatattttatataacttagttaaatatatatatccgCGTAGATCCATTTAGGCGTCCGCGTATACAGTTAGGCGCTAGGCGCTATGTAACCGCACTGAGAGCGTATAGCGTATTTTAGAATATTGGTTGCAACCATATAGTTAAaagttcctcattgcatcataattttatatgatttggttaattcataaagtttatatattgttatatatgtgtatgtggTGGCAGGTGGATATAGAGCTTCCAGAAGATTTGCCATTGAAAGAAGCTCATGCAATTGGTGAATCATTGCAAATAAAGCTAGAAGAACTACCAGAAGTTGAAAGAGCTTTTGTTCATCTTGATTTCGAGTGTAGTCACAAGCCTGAACACTCTGTTCTTTCTACAATTCCAAACGATTTATGAGAATTATgtgtataaatttatatatgtgttttattGCTTGTTGTctgcttttgtttttaatgttttgtacTTTCTGACATCTGTTGTGTTCATTGgtattgaatttttgttttaataaattagtgtTTCGTTGGATACTGGACATTTTAAGGTTTTGTATTCATCAAACATTTTACGTATCTAAAGCGACATTTTATTTAGTTGGGACACATGCTAACATAagtttttctgttttattttccCCACATATCCATTATATTTGAAACATATCTTCTAATGTCAGACTGTTTCAAACTTAAACATAgaccatttttatttttctgtgaaatattttttttaactttcttcAGTTTACTACGGATTGCATTTTCAATTAATAaagtaattttgaaaaatattaaaaatgtttatagcaTGAAATCATTtcaccatttaaaaaaaaaatccacttTTTGAAATCTGACGGTAAATTTTCTCTGAAGTTGGTTAGCTTCTGTTAGAAATATGAGCCTGGTTAAAAACACGCAGCATACTGATCTATGTGAAAGAAAAGATTCTGTAAAATTGAAATTTCCTCACTTTCTTGTCATTTTGAAAATTACTTTGATCAAtacataaaaatgataaaaaaatatattatcatgtACTAACATGTGActgttacaacttacaagtctttgtttttcatgtttttgtatttgTAGTCCTCCTGCCTAACATTTCTCATCTCTTCGAGGAAACCTTCAAGCACCTTCACTGTCCGAGAAGTGGCACCGACGCGCACACACACAAAGCTAACAGTTGAGTAGTATTATTTGTGGGGATTATAATGATAATTTTGgactcttctttttttaattctgaTAAATCTCAGCACTAATGAGTTCTTGTCTGCTTCCTGTGAACAGTAATACCTTGTAGAGTTCCAATGATGCTCTTGCATTGAAATAATCAttgtaaacaaaacaaaaattgcaCCAAACTGTTTCGACATGGTTTTACAACAAGAACACGGTCAAAATCATGTATGTTCTACATTCCCTGTCTGAAACCAAGACAAAAAACAAAAGTACAGAGAAGAGATAATATTATTCTTGCAGCCACTAAATAGTAACAATGGCTACCTCCAAACTGATTCATTATAGAagattatcatcatcatcatctcaacTTCATCCTCATTGGAGAAGAATCCATTATAACATACTAAAACCAGACACAATTTCAAATCTTCCTTATGATCATAGCTCTCCATgagaagcttcttcttcttatgtaCATCAATCCTTTGTTGGTTTATTCCGGTTTACTCTTCTTTCCAGATTCGACCCGTTACCCTCAACTTGAGTTCTTGCCTATCACCTCCAGAGAAATAGAGTGCGAGGTTTCTTGGGATGATGAGACCGTCTTGACTGTCCCGGACTTTCCTGTGACTGTCACGGATGCTTCTAGGGATCCCTTGCCATGTTAGTTTACGTCCATGAGCTCCTACTTCAAGACTGTAACTGAACTTCTTTGCCTCGTGTTCATCTCCCATAAAACGAAGGAACGCCATGTAAACTGGAGCCATCCCTAGCTGGAAAGCCTCAAAGTGTAAACAGAACTGTCTCCCAAAACAGTTGAACACCTGGAAACAAAATTTCAGAAACCGAAACACGTGTTATAAGTGTAAAGCAGGGCCGTATAATAATAGCATGTACAAGTGGAACGGTCGAACAGGTTTctattttaaagatttatttttattatttataaataaacatacaaaTTACGATttagaactttaattttttaattatgattcTAAATTTGTAGCCtataatttcaaaagaaaagtaaaattatAGCAATTTATATATagctaatcttttttttttttttgaatagggccttaaaaataatttgaaacggCACTGGAGTAAAAGTTATGGTGTAAAGCAAAGTGAACCTAGGCTCTCTACTTATTACGGTAAGCATCCATgtagcaagaagaagaaaacacaatGTAACAAGAAGTCATTACCGTAAGCATCCATGTAGCATTTTCGACTTCATGTGGATTTGATTTCACATAACGGTGGTTGAAAGTGCATCCGTCATGCATATCTACTTTATGATCATCTTTAAGATGGACAACTAGTGTGGTGATGTCACCTGTAACCGAACACTCAGAGCCAGCATAAGGGCAAGCGTAAGGCCTGAACCTGCAATGCTGCTCGTGCTTAAGCTTGCTGTAGTAAGGGAAAATGTCATGACAGCCCAAACTCTGGTACCGGCATGGAACTTCCAAGGACTCTGCCACTTTCTCGAGAGCTAAGCATCTTATGTTACCAAGCTCGTAGCGACATGTAGGACAAGTGTTCTGCACTCTCGCTTTGCAGTTGGAGCATAACGTGTGACCATTTGGACACTGCAGAGTTAAACAACGTTAAGCGATATGAAATTTGCAAACTACAAAATCTTTAAAGGGAGGGTTTAATTCTCGAAGTGTTTTGAATCTTTGTGCACCAGTAAAAGACTAACATTCGTAGACGCTAGGAAGATAGACTCGTGATCAAGATCGACATCTAGAGGATGCGGGGGTGCGGTATGCCTTCTATGATTAGGAAAAGTACTTTTATTGAGATAATGATGTTTTGATATTCGGGTTTTGAAGCTATTATAAATACGGGTCTAAGgaattgtaaatttatttattcatataatcAATATACAAGGTATTTGCCTCAATTGTGTTTTGCTTTCTTaagttctttgttttcttcgaaGTTAGTTCACAAcagggagagaaagagagtgacAAACCTGATGAATTGGAGGGTACATTAGGTTTGTACACACTGGACATTCAAGAAGCTCGTAGACACCATTGTTGGAATGCATCCCATATTTTCCAGTTCCTGCACCACCTGACTTTGTAGATTTGCTGTTGTTACTATTATTAACTTCCACTTTGGTCGTTTTAACCTCGTAATCCATTCCCGTTGAGTTAGATTCAAGGACTTCTTTCAAAGCACTGCCTCCAGGAGCCATGGTGAGTCCTATGCCCTTCTTCCTCAGTTGTAGCTAGATGATTTACGCCTTTTCGATCTATTTGTTATACTGCAGGAGGATAGATACTAAGTTCACCTTGATGCAAAGTCTTTTTACTTTATTTGTAAGTAACAATTCAAAAGTAAATAGACAATTAGAGCAAAAACATGAAAGGCACTTTTAGATAGGTACCAAAGCAATAGGCCTCAAGCTATGAACAATGCTAGTAAAGCTTAGACCTTTGCAGATTCCAACAGTTAACAGTAACCATCAAACATCAATAGAGAAAATTTCAagatcaaaaaacaaaaaacaaaaaacaaaaacatattctTTTTAAAGAACATTCTCTTTTCTCAATCTAACTAGACAGAGAAACATAACAATGGATCTTAACTAGAACAATCTAACCTATGAACAAAGATCGTGGTttcaaattttgtaattaacaaaaaaaaaaagaattaatttaAACAACATTATCTTTTCCTTAATCAATCCGTAAAACCAAAACGATTCAAAGacaacaaaataaagaaatggTTTCCTAAAAAACAAGATTTTCTTCACATTTCGAGCCCAGCTAGATTCTTCTTCACACGATGCATAATGATAATTAACATAAATCATTGACCCAAAGAATCCGACCCGAAAACCCAATTCCGGAATTTGGTGATTCTCGATCTTTATTCCCAATTTCAAAACCCCAAATTCAAAAGGAGAGAAAGTTTTTTATTACCAGACTTGGAGATCGCGTGTTTTGTTTGATTCAGATTCAAATCAAAGACGAGAAGTCGACGGATTACTCAGAAAACGAAAAAgagacggaggaggaggaggaggacgacGATGGTTGTGTCCTGAGTTGTTTAATATTCGGTGAAAGGCATTAATATGGTGTGTCTCTGTTTTTGTCTTTAttccactttttcaaaaaacaCCGAATCACAATTCACGAAGGTGGTCTGGTTCCTTTTTTTAAGATTAATCTTTCTAAATTACAATTATTTATAGTATTTATTACATTTGTACTATCTTCCTAATTACTAGTCACTCTGTTCCCGAAAATAAATTTTTctagaaattttatgtttattaaaaatataataaatatttccaATTTAATttccaatttattttttaatacacTTGCCAATAAATAtccaccaataaaatttaatcaattcaaatattcacaattaatgtttttcaaaagtataaactctagaaaatcttactttcggaaACGGAAAAGAGTATTtctatttgagttttttttttctgtacaaATTACATTATTCGTAATTTTATCTTGTCTTTCatctaaaaaaattctaacagaacaaaaagaagaaacaacattttatcattttaattttttttttaaattgcatTACGTTTGTGACATTAGTATAAAGACTAAATAAGCAGTAGTTAGTTAGTAGGTAAATGGCTTTGAAACGAGGAAATTACTAAAGTAGTGACCAATTACGAAAAGATCTAATaaccatttttgaaaataataataataatcttatTGGCTCTGAGTTCGTGCACCGCGTAGCGAAAGTCCGAGACAGAGACGCTCGTTTCCCGCACATTAAGATTCTCATTttctttcaatttattttttttttgttttatattacgAAAGATTTACATCCAAGGTCACGTTTCATCTTATTTAGTATATGTTAAGACACTTATTACTACAAGGATACTTTTTCTTAAACTGAAACCGATTCCTAACTAATATAGTTGCATCCCAAAAAGGACTTCTTAACTAAATGAGATAATTGACGGGTTTTATTAATAGCTCTTGATTCTACTTTCATCTCGATGGTCAAAATTTGTTGGAACAGATCTCGACAAAACAGATATATGTCTCAATTTACAGCCATTAGATCAATTGTTGACTATTTAACATCTATGGACCATATTTGTTGTCAATTTTTAAACTACTCTCATTTCTTTGACATCTTTTATCATTTATCTACGTCATATCtacagaaaaaattaaaaatcagaaattatgtGAAACTCTTCGAGGTGGCTCATAGTCTGGTCGTCGTCGAATTGGTTTATCATCTAAGAACAGAGAGCTCAAGCTTCGCTTACAGGTCATGGACCAACAACCATTGTCGACCAAAACTTTCAAGACAGAAACAAAGCAAGTTGCGACAAGTACGAGTCTTGAGAATGGTAAAGGAGCAACCGTCTCCCGACTTTGACGAAGCTCAAGAATCGAGGATTGCACAGGTACAAAGCTTGAGAATCGTAAAGGTTCTTAATTTACTACTTAGATTTCAAGTTGTTCTCTTTTGTTTGTCATGATATAATAGTATTCCTTAGGTGTGTGGCCATTTGATTCCAAGTTGTTGGATCGTGTAGTTTTCACGTCTAGTGAACTCACCGCTCATTGGAAGCATGAATAATTCATCCGACCAAATTCACCCGTGTCCATAAACAAGAGTATCCACGTGTACACTCACTATGCGGACAAGCTTCTCCATCCATATGTACATTGGGGTGATAAATCATTAGAAGAAGCTTGAGTATGAGAAGTTTGCTTCTGAAAAGAAATGTGTGAGGTATTCGATCTATTACAAGAGAACATGTTTATTTGGAGTCAGTTCAAATACATCGAAAGTGGATTCACTGAgaagttgaagaagaaagatgatgAGATTGCTCAAGCTTGAAGAAAAGAGATGATGAGCTCCTTTGTGAATGTCAGCCGTCATCGATCTCGTTTAATAATTGTTAGCGGTTTTTGGTGTGTTTGATTTTATTGCAGTTGAAGTTGGACTCAGCGAATGATGTATCATTTGCTTAATGATTTTATGTCTACAATTGTGGGCTTTGTTTCGCATTTGAGTTGGTATATATGATTTGTGTTGTAAGATAGTCCATTTTTGTGTGTTGGACAATGTCTTTCAACTTCCAGATTTCATAAAACTCCATTAATACTACATTCTATGTGATTTTTCTTGGAGATGCAAACATATATGTGATAAATGTATTTTCATGTGGCTATTGTGCGGCAGATTTAAATTGTGCATATTGAGATTTATTGTACCATAAGTActattatgtttgatttttatttgaaacttGAGTATGAAACTTGATTAATACTACATTCTATGTGATTTTTCTTGGAGATGCAAACATATATGTGATAAACGTATTTTCATGTGGCTATTGTGTGGCAGATTTAAATTGTGCATATTGAGATTTATTGTACCATAAGTACTATTATGTTTGGTTTTTATTTGAAACTTGAGTATGAAACATGATTAATACTACATTCTATGTGATTTTTCTTGGAGATGCAAACATATATGTGATAAATGTATTTTCATGTGGCTATTGTGCGGCAGATTTAAATTGTGCATATTGAGATTTATTGTACCATAAGTACTATTATGTTTGgtt is from Brassica napus cultivar Da-Ae unplaced genomic scaffold, Da-Ae ScsIHWf_2194;HRSCAF=2847, whole genome shotgun sequence and encodes:
- the LOC106390192 gene encoding E3 ubiquitin-protein ligase SINAT2, with amino-acid sequence MAPGGSALKEVLESNSTGMDYEVKTTKVEVNNSNNSKSTKSGGAGTGKYGMHSNNGVYELLECPVCTNLMYPPIHQCPNGHTLCSNCKARVQNTCPTCRYELGNIRCLALEKVAESLEVPCRYQSLGCHDIFPYYSKLKHEQHCRFRPYACPYAGSECSVTGDITTLVVHLKDDHKVDMHDGCTFNHRYVKSNPHEVENATWMLTVFNCFGRQFCLHFEAFQLGMAPVYMAFLRFMGDEHEAKKFSYSLEVGAHGRKLTWQGIPRSIRDSHRKVRDSQDGLIIPRNLALYFSGGDRQELKLRVTGRIWKEE